A part of Populus alba chromosome 8, ASM523922v2, whole genome shotgun sequence genomic DNA contains:
- the LOC118040024 gene encoding uncharacterized protein: MKIMNILHIHNLKPQFPYTFRTVPHHSLSGPLNFSPRKSTRLSSSSFLLLLVTPIRPTFKIFTVSRIEASFFDNNKEDEERNSATILTELEDLAPDGVVYQNTLRLVECSMFAAVTGLVYFLSNSLSIENYFGCFFSLPIVISSLRWGVAGGRKTMVATAMLLFILSGPVKALTYLLTHGLVGFTMGSLWRMGANWGLSIFLCTIARATGAVGYVLTSSFLIRENILALITINIHASLTFIFAAAGINTVPSMNFIYSLFGILVVLNSGFFVFLLHLLYSVFLTRLGMKDSLRLPRWLEKAL, from the exons ATGAAGATCATGAATATCCTCCATATCCACAACCTGAAACCCCAATTTCCTTATACTTTCCGAACTGTCCCCCATCACTCCCTCTCTGGTCCCCTCAACTTCTCCCCCAGAAAATCCACCcgtctctcttcttcttcatttcttttattgCTCGTTACTCCCATAAGACCCACCTTCAAAATCTtcacagtttcaagaattgaagcTTCGTTTTTCGACAACAATAAAGAAGACGAGGAAAGGAACTCAGCAACCATTTTAACAGAACTCGAGGACTTGGCCCCAGACGGTGTGGTTTACCAGAACACACTGAGATTGGTGGAGTGTTCAATGTTTGCTGCTGTCACTGGTCTCGTTTATTTCTTGAGCAATTCTCTCTCAATTGag AATTACTTTGGATGCTTCTTCTCGTTGCCGATAGTAATCTCTTCGTTGAGATGGGGTGTTGCGGGCGGAAGAAAAACTATG GTGGCAACAGCTATgctcttatttattttgtctGGTCCAGTAAAAGCCTTAACCTATCTG CTAACACATGGTTTAGTTGGTTTCACGATGGGTTCTTTATGGAG GATGGGAGCGAATTGGGGTCTTTCGATTTTCTTGTGCACAATT GCTCGGGCAACAGGTGCTGTGGGGTATGTCTTAACATCGTCGTTCTTAATAAGAGAAAACATACTTGCTTTG ATCACCATAAATATCCATGCTTCTCTCACATTCATATTTGCCGCCGCTGGTATTAATACCGTTCCATCAATGAATTTCATATATTCTCTCTTTGGAATTCTG GTCGTGCTAAATAGTGGATTCTTTGTATTCTTATTACACCTTCTATATTCTGTGTTCCTCACTCGACTTGGGATGAAGGATTCACTAAGATTGCCAAGATGGCTGGAGAAGGCCCTGTAG
- the LOC118040023 gene encoding choline/ethanolaminephosphotransferase 1 isoform X1 codes for MGYIGSHGIAALHKYKYSGIDHSCVAKYVLQPFWTRFVNLFPLWMPPNMITLMGFMFLVTSAFLGYIYSPHLDTPPPRWVHFAHGLLLFLYQTFDAVDGKQARRTNSSSPLGELFDHGCDALACAFESMAFGSTAMCGRDAFWFWLISAVPFYCATWENFFTNTLILPAINGPTEGLMLIYTAHFFTAVVGAGWWAQQFAMSFPFLSWLPFVSEIPTYRVVQFLMTAFAVIPTVGFNVSNVYKVVQARKGSMLLALAMLYPFVVLVGGVLLWDYLSPSDLMSNYPHLVILGTGLAFGFLVGRMILSHLCDEPKGLKTNMCMSLLYLPFAIANALAARLNDGVALVDEFWVLLGYCVFTMGLYLHLATSVIHEITTALGIYCFRVTRKKA; via the exons atgGGATATATAGGGTCACATGGAATAGCAGCACTGCACAAATACAAATACAGTGGAATAGATCACTCTTGTGTTGCTAAATATGTTTTGCAACCTTTTTGGACTCGCTTTGTTAACCTCTTCCCTCTTTGGATGCC GCCGAATATG attaCGCTTATGGGATTTATGTTCTTAGTGACTTCGGCATTTCTCGGTTAT atTTATTCACCTCACTTGGATACGCCTCCGCCGCGATGGGTTCATTTTGCGCACGGATTGCTTCTATTTCTATATCAG ACTTTTGATGCTGTTGATGGAAAACAAGCTCGGCGGACAAACTCGTCCAGTCCACTGGGGGAGCTTTTTGACCATG GATGTGATGCGCTTGCTTGTGCG TTCGAAAGCATGGCTTTTGGTAGCACTGCCATGTGTGGAAGAGATGCTTTCTGGTTTTGGCTTATTTCAGCTGTTCCATTTTATTGTGCAACATGGGAAAA CTTTTTCACCAATACTCTTATTCTTCCAGCAATTAATGGACCGACAGAGGGTCTGATGCTAATATACACGGCTCATTTTTTTACAGCTGTAGTCG GTGCCGGGTGGTGGGCTCAACAGTTTGCAATGTCTTTCCCATTCTTGAGTTGGTTGCCATTTGTAAGTG AAATCCCAACTTACAGAGTTGTGCAGTTTTTAATGACAGCTTTTGCTGTTATACCTACAGTGGGATTCAA TGTGTCTAATGTCTACAAGGTTGTTCAAGCAAGAAAAGGCAGCATGTTGCTGGCTTTAGCAATG CTTTACCCTTTTGTTGTGCTCGTTGGCGGAGTCCTATTGTG GGATTATCTGTCTCCATCTGATCTAATGTCAAACTATCCTCATTTGGTTATATTGGGAACTGGACTTGCATTTGGGTTTCTTGTG GGAAGGATGATTTTGTCTCACTTGTGTGATGAACCGAAGGGATTGAAAACCAACATGTGTATG TCTCTGTTATATCTACCATTTGCCATCGCGAATGCACTCGCAGCCAGACTGAATGATGG AGTTGCTTTAGTTGATGAGTTCTGGGTTCTTCTTGGTTACTGTGTATTCACAA TGGGACTCTATTTACACTTGGCCACATCTGTCATCCATGAAATTACAACAGCTCTGGGAATATACTGCTTCAG GGTAACTAGGAAGAAAGCATGA
- the LOC118040023 gene encoding choline/ethanolaminephosphotransferase 1 isoform X2, giving the protein MGFMFLVTSAFLGYIYSPHLDTPPPRWVHFAHGLLLFLYQTFDAVDGKQARRTNSSSPLGELFDHGCDALACAFESMAFGSTAMCGRDAFWFWLISAVPFYCATWENFFTNTLILPAINGPTEGLMLIYTAHFFTAVVGAGWWAQQFAMSFPFLSWLPFVSEIPTYRVVQFLMTAFAVIPTVGFNVSNVYKVVQARKGSMLLALAMLYPFVVLVGGVLLWDYLSPSDLMSNYPHLVILGTGLAFGFLVGRMILSHLCDEPKGLKTNMCMSLLYLPFAIANALAARLNDGVALVDEFWVLLGYCVFTMGLYLHLATSVIHEITTALGIYCFRVTRKKA; this is encoded by the exons ATGGGATTTATGTTCTTAGTGACTTCGGCATTTCTCGGTTAT atTTATTCACCTCACTTGGATACGCCTCCGCCGCGATGGGTTCATTTTGCGCACGGATTGCTTCTATTTCTATATCAG ACTTTTGATGCTGTTGATGGAAAACAAGCTCGGCGGACAAACTCGTCCAGTCCACTGGGGGAGCTTTTTGACCATG GATGTGATGCGCTTGCTTGTGCG TTCGAAAGCATGGCTTTTGGTAGCACTGCCATGTGTGGAAGAGATGCTTTCTGGTTTTGGCTTATTTCAGCTGTTCCATTTTATTGTGCAACATGGGAAAA CTTTTTCACCAATACTCTTATTCTTCCAGCAATTAATGGACCGACAGAGGGTCTGATGCTAATATACACGGCTCATTTTTTTACAGCTGTAGTCG GTGCCGGGTGGTGGGCTCAACAGTTTGCAATGTCTTTCCCATTCTTGAGTTGGTTGCCATTTGTAAGTG AAATCCCAACTTACAGAGTTGTGCAGTTTTTAATGACAGCTTTTGCTGTTATACCTACAGTGGGATTCAA TGTGTCTAATGTCTACAAGGTTGTTCAAGCAAGAAAAGGCAGCATGTTGCTGGCTTTAGCAATG CTTTACCCTTTTGTTGTGCTCGTTGGCGGAGTCCTATTGTG GGATTATCTGTCTCCATCTGATCTAATGTCAAACTATCCTCATTTGGTTATATTGGGAACTGGACTTGCATTTGGGTTTCTTGTG GGAAGGATGATTTTGTCTCACTTGTGTGATGAACCGAAGGGATTGAAAACCAACATGTGTATG TCTCTGTTATATCTACCATTTGCCATCGCGAATGCACTCGCAGCCAGACTGAATGATGG AGTTGCTTTAGTTGATGAGTTCTGGGTTCTTCTTGGTTACTGTGTATTCACAA TGGGACTCTATTTACACTTGGCCACATCTGTCATCCATGAAATTACAACAGCTCTGGGAATATACTGCTTCAG GGTAACTAGGAAGAAAGCATGA
- the LOC118040021 gene encoding protein STRICTOSIDINE SYNTHASE-LIKE 10: MVCFLFFFVSLDCISCSTGNQDGLENYFQLALPAVVGPESIAFDCNGKGPYVSVSDGRILKWQGAKLGWIEFSVSSPQRDRQICDGSTNTKLEPVCGRPLGLKFNPATCDLYIADAYYGLLVVGPEGGVATQLAASAEGVPFRFMNALDVDSRTGVVYFTDSSIYFQRREYLRAIINADKTGRLMKYDPNSKKVTVLHRGLAFPNGVALSKDNSFILVAESFTMRILKFYLVGSEKHGQETFIQLGRFPDNIKRTANGEFWVALNSGRGKIRRLDSTKLQQETSIDWFVDDPVAVRLTSGGKVVRVLDGNGGSALDSVSEVEENSGLLWLGSSMKPYVGYIKNKK; encoded by the exons ATGGtgtgcttccttttcttcttcgttTCACTTGATTGCATCTCATGCAGCACTGGTAACCAGGACGGGCTTGAAAACTACTTCCAACTCGCTCTCCCTGCAGTCGTTGGACCAGAAAGCATTGCCTTTGATTGCAATGGCAAAGGACCATATGTTAGTGTCTCGGATGGCAGGATCCTCAAATGGCAAGGAGCCAAGCTTGGTTGGATAGAATTCTCTGTCTCTTCACCTCAAAG AGATAGACAGATATGTGATGGCTCCACAAACACCAAACTGGAACCGGTGTGTGGAAGACCACTAGGCCTCAAATTCAACCCTGCAACTTGTGATCTCTACATTGCAGACGCGTACTATGGACTCTTAGTAGTAGGACCGGAAGGTGGAGTGGCTACACAACTTGCTGCTTCAGCTGAAGGGGTTCCCTTCAGATTCATGAATGCTTTGGACGTTGATTCCAGAACAGGAGTGGTTTATTTCACTGATAGTAGCATTTATTTCCAAAGAAG GGAGTATTTACGGGCAATCATAAACGCTGATAAAACTGGAAGGTTAATGAAATATGATCCAAATAGCAAGAAAGTGACAGTGCTGCACAGAGGCTTGGCATTTCCAAATGGAGTGGCTCTAAGCAAGGACAATTCGTTTATTCTAGTTGCCGAATCATTTACAATGCGAATCTTAAAGTTTTACCTTGTGGGTTCTGAAAAACACGGACAGGAAACTTTTATTCAACTGGGAAGATTCCCTGATAACATTAAGAGGACTGCTAATGGAGAATTTTGGGTTGCGCTAAATTCAGGAAGAGGAAAGATTCGAAGATTGGATTCTACAAAACTACAACAAGAAACTTCTATTGACTGGTTTGTGGATGATCCTGTAGCAGTTAGGCTGACTTCAGGTGGTAAAGTGGTTCGTGTATTGGATGGAAATGGTGGCAGTGCTCTCGATTCTGTGAGCGAAGTTGAAGAAAACAGTGGCCTTTTGTGGCTCGGATCTTCCATGAAGCCTTATGTTGGTtacatcaagaacaaaaaataa